The segment CGTGGAGTTTAACGTGACCCTGAACCCTGAGGTTCCGGATCTGTTCTTCACCGATGAGATGCGCCTGCATCAGATTCTGCGGAATCTGCTGTCCAATGCCTTCAAATTCACTGAGCAGGGCTCTGTGACCGTGGAGATTACCAAGCTGGCGGCATATTCAGATCAGAGTTACATAACAGCAGGGCCGGTGCTGGCCTTTGCTGTCCAGGATACCGGAATCGGCATCTCCGAAGAGAACCGTGAGCTGATCTTCGAGGCCTTCCGCCAGGTGGACGGAACGACTGCCCGCAAATTCGGGGGAACCGGTCTGGGCTTGTCCATCTCCCAGCAATTGGCTCAGCTACTGGGCGGGCATATCAGCCTGGAGAGCGAAGAAGGGAAGGGCAGTACATTCACCTTGTATCTCCCATGCCGTGAACTGGACAGTGAAGAAGAACCGTTCCATCCGGCGGAGCTGGCACAGACTGCAGCCGGGTCGGAGCACTCCAGAACCGTTCATGATACAGGACAGCCAGGTAATAGCCGGGACTCCCTGTTCGAGAAAGAATACGCCATGTTGCAAGGCAGGACTGTGCTGATTGTGGATGATGATATGCGTAATATTTATGCCTTGCAGAAGGGTCTGGAGCCTTATGGAATGATCATCATGACCGCTCAGACGGGTTATGAATGTCTTCAAGTGGTTAGAGAGCAGCCGGAGGTGGATATCGTACTCCTGGATATTATGATGCCGGTTCTGGACGGTTATGACACGCTATCTATTATCCGTGAGGAGATGCATCTCACCGACCTCCCGATCATTGCAATCTCTGCCAAGACGATGAAGGAAGACCGTGAGCGTTGCCTGGCCGCCGGAGCCACTGATTTCATCAGCAAGCCGGTATTGATGCAGGACGTCATTACACGAATGTGCCGGTGGATGGCCGAGTGTGGTTAGAAATTGATTTTGCAGACTAAATAGCCTTAGAAGAGACCGTTTATTGGCTTTTCTAAGGCTATTTTAACCGAAGTTATTTATGAATATTTTTCTTCACGAGATAGGTAAACTAATAAGGCAATACTAAAGAAGGCAAGCAGTGCAAGAGAAGGAAGTGATATGAAGCCGAAAATATTTAAGTACTCCTCATTACACGCAGACTTCCCAATAATGCATTGTGACGGTATACTGCTCAACTTTTGCTTTGCTATATGATAGATTGAGATGATTACACCTGTCGATGATACAGCTATACTAAAGATTCTATACTGATGAGGTTTATATTTATAGTTAAGTCCGAGTGAAAACATTACTGATATCATCAGTACAATCTGAATCCAGCATAAGATACCAGGCTTAAACCCCATTACAGTTATAAAGTAAATAATGCTGATTACACTGATTATAGAGATCGTTTTGGCTAGATAATAACCTTCTGTTTTGATTAGCTTCATTTTCGGTTGTTCCTTTCATACAATGAGTTAGCCAATGAAAGCTATTTAGTTCAAATGTGCGATTTTTTCACTGAGATCATCTGCTTTTACTATAGTACCATTGACTATAAATGAAGGGGTTCCATATACTCCATTGGCAGCAGAGATTTTAAAATCTTCTTTAACACTTAAAAGATAAGTATGATTTTCTAAATCCGCTTCAAATTTCTTCTGATCAATTACGCTTAGATTTTCTCTTACGAACTTTTTTAAAAATTTTTCAGTAGCCCACACGGTTTTTTCCTTTCCTTGATGGATATATAATTTTTCTTTGAAATTCCAGAATTTACTGGGTTCTAGTTGGAAAATTGTCTCTGCAGCCATTGCGGCCTCAATAGAATCAGGACCTAAAAAAGGGAAGTTTATTACAAAAAATTGCACCTTGCCTGTATCAATAAACTCTTGTTTAAACTTTGGAAAGCTTTCAGCATCCCATTTTTTGCAAGAAGGACATTTGTAATCAACGAATTCTATGACCTTCACTGAAGCGTTGGGATCACCCATTGAAGGCTGCTTATCGAGTTTGAAATCTCCTGGGCTTAATGTGATTTGTCCCAATGCGTCCATTAAGGATGGAATTTTTTCAAGTTCACTTCTTTGTGAGCTTTTTGCGGCTCCCATAACAGAAAATGAGACAGCTAACATAACAATAACAGTAACTAGCAACGTATTTTTTTTCAAATAAAATCCTCCTATTAATATATTTGCAATATTTTATGTTTCATCCTGTCTAATAGCTGTAATGAGGAAGCAATTTCTTCATATATAACTGGGTTGTCATTTATACAATTTTCATTAGACGTGAGGAAATCTGTAATTTTGTTGAATTCAGCCATATGAAAACTATACAGTCCCATCATATTCTTTAGGTGTTCATTTCTTGAATGAATCAGGCTATTATTAATCCCATCGATAAGTTCCTCTGCACTAATTCGTATTGTTTTCATTCTCGTAAGTACGATCATGAGATACAAAGCCATTTCCAGATACATAAGATCAACTTGGGGAAAAAATGTGGTTGATTCCTTAATTAAAGTGATGATCTTTTTTAAATTAATGATATCAGCGCGTTTGCAGTAGAGCTGGCCCAGTAAT is part of the Paenibacillus sp. FSL M7-0420 genome and harbors:
- a CDS encoding thioredoxin domain-containing protein, whose translation is MKKNTLLVTVIVMLAVSFSVMGAAKSSQRSELEKIPSLMDALGQITLSPGDFKLDKQPSMGDPNASVKVIEFVDYKCPSCKKWDAESFPKFKQEFIDTGKVQFFVINFPFLGPDSIEAAMAAETIFQLEPSKFWNFKEKLYIHQGKEKTVWATEKFLKKFVRENLSVIDQKKFEADLENHTYLLSVKEDFKISAANGVYGTPSFIVNGTIVKADDLSEKIAHLN
- a CDS encoding disulfide bond formation protein B, with protein sequence MKLIKTEGYYLAKTISIISVISIIYFITVMGFKPGILCWIQIVLMISVMFSLGLNYKYKPHQYRIFSIAVSSTGVIISIYHIAKQKLSSIPSQCIIGKSACNEEYLNIFGFISLPSLALLAFFSIALLVYLSREEKYS